In one window of Ammospiza caudacuta isolate bAmmCau1 unplaced genomic scaffold, bAmmCau1.pri scaffold_365, whole genome shotgun sequence DNA:
- the LOC131571800 gene encoding complement factor B-like gives MIDESSTLGLCGLSLEFSAATDRQRNPWEVTVTVTRPGRGQERCQGSLVSPYFVLTAAHCFTSEDVPTWLGVDIGSREHRGVRGLFLHPEFSPGSRRHRGVPEFYDFDVALVQLDRAVPPSDAQRPICLPCTEGAARALRLPERSSCEEHRRLLLPPKNVEAFFLHPRRPAGLQRQRVLIKLGTRSVRPSVRVRLSVPGSVRGRRSPCPPPTPTSPPWTTSSPPGSCARGATSPRWTPTPAQVTPVAPSLSPGGSDTSRWAWSAGAWSPPASCAAPPATPAISTSTSSRCCPGCGSGCATRTWASCPRAHLGTPGHTWVPGGTWAHLGTPGYLGFLQVTLSVCPSVRPSLPPKQVTVSVCPSVRPSLPPGQTHDNDPVRLSVHLSLIGHRTDP, from the exons ATGATCG ACGAGAGCTCCACGCTGGGGCTGTGCGGGCTCAGCCTGGAGTTCAGCGCGGCCACGGACAGACAGAGAAACCCCTGGGAGGTGACGGTGACGGTGACG aggccggggcggggccaggagcgctgccagggctcgcTGGTGTCCCCGTACTTCGTGCTGACGGCGGCGCACTGCTTCACCTCCGAGGATGTGCCCACCTGGCTGGGCGTGGACATCG gTTCCCGTGAGCACCGGGGGGTTCGGGGGCTCTTCCTGCACCCCGAGTTCAGCCCCGGCTCGCGGCGGCACCGCGGCGTCCCCGAGTTCTACGACTTCGACGTGGCCCTGGTGCAGCTGGACCGGGCGGTGCCGCCCAGCGACGCCCAGCG ccccatttgcCTGCCCTGCACCGAGGGCGCCGCGCGGGCGCTGAGGCTGCCGGAGAGGAGCTCGTGCGAGGAGCACc gccggctgctgctgccccccaaGAACGTGGAGGCGTTCTTCCTGCACCCGCGCCGCCCCGCGGGGCTCCAGCGCCAGAGGGTCCTCATCAAGCTGGGGACCAggtccgtccgtccgtccgtccgcgtccgtctgtccgtcc CGGGCTCCGTGCGAGGCCGACGCTCTCCGTGCCCCCCCCCTACGCCAACGTCACCTCCCTGGACGACGTCGTCACCGCCCGGTTCCTGTGCTCGGGGGGCCACGAGCCCCAGGTGGACCCCAACGCCTGCCCAG GTGACTCCGGTGGCCCCGTCGTTGTCACCTGGGGGAAGCGACACTTCCAG GTGGGCGTGGTCAGCTGGGGCGTGGTCCCCGCCTGCGAGCTGCGCCGCGCCCCCGGCCACGCCCGCGATTTCCACATCAACGTCTTCgaggtgctgccctggctgcgGGAGCGGCTGCGCCACGAGGACCTGGGCTTCCTGTCCtagggcacacctgggcacacctgggcacacctgggtacctgggggcacctgggcacacctgggcacacctgggtaccTGGGCTTCCT ACAGGTGaccctgtccgtctgtccgtccgtccgtccgtcaCTGCCCCCCAAACAGGTGAcagtgtccgtctgtccgtctgtccgtccgtcaCTGCCCCCTGGACAAACCCATGACAATGAtcctgtccgtctgtccgtccatCTGTCCCTTATCGGCCACCGAACAGATCCATGA